The Haemorhous mexicanus isolate bHaeMex1 chromosome 5, bHaeMex1.pri, whole genome shotgun sequence genome contains a region encoding:
- the SLC35B4 gene encoding nucleotide sugar transporter SLC35B4 isoform X6, with protein sequence MHPAVAVGLVFGGCCSNVVFLELLARQFPGCGNIVTFSQFLFIALEGFIFEANFGRKRPAIPIRNYFIMVAMFFTVSVVNNYALNLNIAMPLHMIFRSGSLIASMALGIIILKKRYSVSKYSSIALVSLGIFTCTFMSAKQVVSLHLFTPLFAGNKSHFFGLRGNRKKLLFLASCGRQEQASDSSSNQEDGPQAFLWWLLGIAALTFALLMSARMGIFQETLYKKFGKHSKEALFYNHALPLPGFLLLAPNIYQHAVLFSQSELFQVPVIGLTLPIMWFYLLMNVITHCSQEGISPMHSRLPIPQGNPRLRACCPLPPAPRTPSRAGTGWAPPLSSWAP encoded by the exons ATGCACCCGGCCGTGGCGGTGGGGCTGGTGTTCGGCGGCTGCTGCAGCAACGTGgtgttcctggagctgctggccag gcagttCCCAGGATGTGGGAACATCGTGACCTTCTCCCAGTTCCTGTTCATTGCCCTGGAAGGTTTCATCTTCGAGGCCAACTTCGGCAGGAAGCGCCCGGCCATCCCCATCAG GAACTATTTCATCATGGTGGCCATGTTCTTCACCGTCAGCGTGGTCAATAACTACGCCCTGAACCTGAACATCGCCATGCCGCTGCACATGATCTTCCGCTCG ggttCTCTCATAGCGAGCATGGCTCTAGGGATCATCATCCTGAAGAAAAG GTACAGCGTGTCCAAGTACAGCTCCAtagccctggtgtccctgggcatCTTCACCTGCACCTTCATGTCTGCAAAGCAGGTG GTGTCTCTTCACCTGTTCACGCCGCTTTTTGCTGGgaataaatctcatttttttggCCTCCGAGGTAACAGaaagaagctgcttttccttgccTCAtgtggcaggcaggagcag GCATCTGACTCCAGCTCAAACCAAGAGGATGGACCCCAGGCTTTCCTCTGGTGGTTGCTGG GCATTGCTGCCCTCACCTTTGCCCTGCTGATGTCTGCCAGGATGGGGATTTTCCAGGAGACACTCTACAAGAAATTTGGGAAGCACTCCAAGGAAGCCCTGTTCTACAAC CACGCGTTGCCGCTGCCTGgattcctgctcctggctcccaACATTTACCAGCACGCCGTGCTCTTCAGCCAGTCTg agctgttccaggTGCCGGTGATCGGCCTGACCCTGCCCATCATGTGGTTCTACCTCCTGATGAACGTCATCACCCA ctgctcccaggagggaATTTCCCCCATGCACAGCAGGTTGCCCATTCCCCAAGGGAATCCCCGTCTCCGTGCCTGCTGTCCCTTACCTCCTGCTCCCAG AACCCCTTCACgggctggcactggctgggcaCCGCCTTTGTCTTCGTGGGCACCCTGA
- the SLC35B4 gene encoding nucleotide sugar transporter SLC35B4 isoform X9 has protein sequence MHPAVAVGLVFGGCCSNVVFLELLARQFPGCGNIVTFSQFLFIALEGFIFEANFGRKRPAIPIRNYFIMVAMFFTVSVVNNYALNLNIAMPLHMIFRSGSLIASMALGIIILKKRYSVSKYSSIALVSLGIFTCTFMSAKQVVSLHLFTPLFAGNKSHFFGLRGNRKKLLFLASCGRQEQASDSSSNQEDGPQAFLWWLLGIAALTFALLMSARMGIFQETLYKKFGKHSKEALFYNHALPLPGFLLLAPNIYQHAVLFSQSELFQVPVIGLTLPIMWFYLLMNVITQSFPTWFVLGFWDF, from the exons ATGCACCCGGCCGTGGCGGTGGGGCTGGTGTTCGGCGGCTGCTGCAGCAACGTGgtgttcctggagctgctggccag gcagttCCCAGGATGTGGGAACATCGTGACCTTCTCCCAGTTCCTGTTCATTGCCCTGGAAGGTTTCATCTTCGAGGCCAACTTCGGCAGGAAGCGCCCGGCCATCCCCATCAG GAACTATTTCATCATGGTGGCCATGTTCTTCACCGTCAGCGTGGTCAATAACTACGCCCTGAACCTGAACATCGCCATGCCGCTGCACATGATCTTCCGCTCG ggttCTCTCATAGCGAGCATGGCTCTAGGGATCATCATCCTGAAGAAAAG GTACAGCGTGTCCAAGTACAGCTCCAtagccctggtgtccctgggcatCTTCACCTGCACCTTCATGTCTGCAAAGCAGGTG GTGTCTCTTCACCTGTTCACGCCGCTTTTTGCTGGgaataaatctcatttttttggCCTCCGAGGTAACAGaaagaagctgcttttccttgccTCAtgtggcaggcaggagcag GCATCTGACTCCAGCTCAAACCAAGAGGATGGACCCCAGGCTTTCCTCTGGTGGTTGCTGG GCATTGCTGCCCTCACCTTTGCCCTGCTGATGTCTGCCAGGATGGGGATTTTCCAGGAGACACTCTACAAGAAATTTGGGAAGCACTCCAAGGAAGCCCTGTTCTACAAC CACGCGTTGCCGCTGCCTGgattcctgctcctggctcccaACATTTACCAGCACGCCGTGCTCTTCAGCCAGTCTg agctgttccaggTGCCGGTGATCGGCCTGACCCTGCCCATCATGTGGTTCTACCTCCTGATGAACGTCATCACCCA gtcttttccaacctggtttgttctgggattctgggactTCTGA
- the SLC35B4 gene encoding nucleotide sugar transporter SLC35B4 isoform X8, which produces MHPAVAVGLVFGGCCSNVVFLELLARQFPGCGNIVTFSQFLFIALEGFIFEANFGRKRPAIPIRNYFIMVAMFFTVSVVNNYALNLNIAMPLHMIFRSGSLIASMALGIIILKKRYSVSKYSSIALVSLGIFTCTFMSAKQVVSLHLFTPLFAGNKSHFFGLRGNRKKLLFLASCGRQEQASDSSSNQEDGPQAFLWWLLGIAALTFALLMSARMGIFQETLYKKFGKHSKEALFYNHALPLPGFLLLAPNIYQHAVLFSQSELFQVPVIGLTLPIMWFYLLMNVITQRKILGVFPALGSCCWCNSKNAGKGNFCFFSWT; this is translated from the exons ATGCACCCGGCCGTGGCGGTGGGGCTGGTGTTCGGCGGCTGCTGCAGCAACGTGgtgttcctggagctgctggccag gcagttCCCAGGATGTGGGAACATCGTGACCTTCTCCCAGTTCCTGTTCATTGCCCTGGAAGGTTTCATCTTCGAGGCCAACTTCGGCAGGAAGCGCCCGGCCATCCCCATCAG GAACTATTTCATCATGGTGGCCATGTTCTTCACCGTCAGCGTGGTCAATAACTACGCCCTGAACCTGAACATCGCCATGCCGCTGCACATGATCTTCCGCTCG ggttCTCTCATAGCGAGCATGGCTCTAGGGATCATCATCCTGAAGAAAAG GTACAGCGTGTCCAAGTACAGCTCCAtagccctggtgtccctgggcatCTTCACCTGCACCTTCATGTCTGCAAAGCAGGTG GTGTCTCTTCACCTGTTCACGCCGCTTTTTGCTGGgaataaatctcatttttttggCCTCCGAGGTAACAGaaagaagctgcttttccttgccTCAtgtggcaggcaggagcag GCATCTGACTCCAGCTCAAACCAAGAGGATGGACCCCAGGCTTTCCTCTGGTGGTTGCTGG GCATTGCTGCCCTCACCTTTGCCCTGCTGATGTCTGCCAGGATGGGGATTTTCCAGGAGACACTCTACAAGAAATTTGGGAAGCACTCCAAGGAAGCCCTGTTCTACAAC CACGCGTTGCCGCTGCCTGgattcctgctcctggctcccaACATTTACCAGCACGCCGTGCTCTTCAGCCAGTCTg agctgttccaggTGCCGGTGATCGGCCTGACCCTGCCCATCATGTGGTTCTACCTCCTGATGAACGTCATCACCCA aaggAAAATCCTTGGAGTCTTCCCTGCCCTCGGGAGCTGCTGTTGGTGTAACTCCAAAAATGCAGGGAAAGGGAACTTCTGTTTTttcagttggacttga
- the SLC35B4 gene encoding nucleotide sugar transporter SLC35B4 isoform X1, translating to MHPAVAVGLVFGGCCSNVVFLELLARQFPGCGNIVTFSQFLFIALEGFIFEANFGRKRPAIPIRNYFIMVAMFFTVSVVNNYALNLNIAMPLHMIFRSGSLIASMALGIIILKKRYSVSKYSSIALVSLGIFTCTFMSAKQVVSLHLFTPLFAGNKSHFFGLRGNRKKLLFLASCGRQEQASDSSSNQEDGPQAFLWWLLGIAALTFALLMSARMGIFQETLYKKFGKHSKEALFYNHALPLPGFLLLAPNIYQHAVLFSQSELFQVPVIGLTLPIMWFYLLMNVITQYVCIRGVFILTTECTSLTVTLVVTLRKFVSLIFSILYFQNPFTGWHWLGTAFVFVGTLMYTELWHSLGPLLARHRRGRPKEQ from the exons ATGCACCCGGCCGTGGCGGTGGGGCTGGTGTTCGGCGGCTGCTGCAGCAACGTGgtgttcctggagctgctggccag gcagttCCCAGGATGTGGGAACATCGTGACCTTCTCCCAGTTCCTGTTCATTGCCCTGGAAGGTTTCATCTTCGAGGCCAACTTCGGCAGGAAGCGCCCGGCCATCCCCATCAG GAACTATTTCATCATGGTGGCCATGTTCTTCACCGTCAGCGTGGTCAATAACTACGCCCTGAACCTGAACATCGCCATGCCGCTGCACATGATCTTCCGCTCG ggttCTCTCATAGCGAGCATGGCTCTAGGGATCATCATCCTGAAGAAAAG GTACAGCGTGTCCAAGTACAGCTCCAtagccctggtgtccctgggcatCTTCACCTGCACCTTCATGTCTGCAAAGCAGGTG GTGTCTCTTCACCTGTTCACGCCGCTTTTTGCTGGgaataaatctcatttttttggCCTCCGAGGTAACAGaaagaagctgcttttccttgccTCAtgtggcaggcaggagcag GCATCTGACTCCAGCTCAAACCAAGAGGATGGACCCCAGGCTTTCCTCTGGTGGTTGCTGG GCATTGCTGCCCTCACCTTTGCCCTGCTGATGTCTGCCAGGATGGGGATTTTCCAGGAGACACTCTACAAGAAATTTGGGAAGCACTCCAAGGAAGCCCTGTTCTACAAC CACGCGTTGCCGCTGCCTGgattcctgctcctggctcccaACATTTACCAGCACGCCGTGCTCTTCAGCCAGTCTg agctgttccaggTGCCGGTGATCGGCCTGACCCTGCCCATCATGTGGTTCTACCTCCTGATGAACGTCATCACCCA GTACGTCTGCATCCGCGGCGTCTTCATCCTGACCACGGAGTGCACGTCGCTGACGGTCACCCTGGTGGTGACGCTGCGCAAGTTCGTCAGCCTCATCTTCTCCATCCTCTACTTCCAGAACCCCTTCACgggctggcactggctgggcaCCGCCTTTGTCTTCGTGGGCACCCTGATGTACACggagctgtggcacagcctggggccCCTCCTGGCGCGCCACCGCCGCGGCAGGCCCAAGGAGCAGTGA
- the SLC35B4 gene encoding nucleotide sugar transporter SLC35B4 isoform X7 — protein sequence MHPAVAVGLVFGGCCSNVVFLELLARQFPGCGNIVTFSQFLFIALEGFIFEANFGRKRPAIPIRNYFIMVAMFFTVSVVNNYALNLNIAMPLHMIFRSGSLIASMALGIIILKKRYSVSKYSSIALVSLGIFTCTFMSAKQVASDSSSNQEDGPQAFLWWLLGIAALTFALLMSARMGIFQETLYKKFGKHSKEALFYNHALPLPGFLLLAPNIYQHAVLFSQSELFQVPVIGLTLPIMWFYLLMNVITQYVCIRGVFILTTECTSLTVTLVVTLRKFVSLIFSILYFQNPFTGWHWLGTAFVFVGTLMYTELWHSLGPLLARHRRGRPKEQ from the exons ATGCACCCGGCCGTGGCGGTGGGGCTGGTGTTCGGCGGCTGCTGCAGCAACGTGgtgttcctggagctgctggccag gcagttCCCAGGATGTGGGAACATCGTGACCTTCTCCCAGTTCCTGTTCATTGCCCTGGAAGGTTTCATCTTCGAGGCCAACTTCGGCAGGAAGCGCCCGGCCATCCCCATCAG GAACTATTTCATCATGGTGGCCATGTTCTTCACCGTCAGCGTGGTCAATAACTACGCCCTGAACCTGAACATCGCCATGCCGCTGCACATGATCTTCCGCTCG ggttCTCTCATAGCGAGCATGGCTCTAGGGATCATCATCCTGAAGAAAAG GTACAGCGTGTCCAAGTACAGCTCCAtagccctggtgtccctgggcatCTTCACCTGCACCTTCATGTCTGCAAAGCAGGTG GCATCTGACTCCAGCTCAAACCAAGAGGATGGACCCCAGGCTTTCCTCTGGTGGTTGCTGG GCATTGCTGCCCTCACCTTTGCCCTGCTGATGTCTGCCAGGATGGGGATTTTCCAGGAGACACTCTACAAGAAATTTGGGAAGCACTCCAAGGAAGCCCTGTTCTACAAC CACGCGTTGCCGCTGCCTGgattcctgctcctggctcccaACATTTACCAGCACGCCGTGCTCTTCAGCCAGTCTg agctgttccaggTGCCGGTGATCGGCCTGACCCTGCCCATCATGTGGTTCTACCTCCTGATGAACGTCATCACCCA GTACGTCTGCATCCGCGGCGTCTTCATCCTGACCACGGAGTGCACGTCGCTGACGGTCACCCTGGTGGTGACGCTGCGCAAGTTCGTCAGCCTCATCTTCTCCATCCTCTACTTCCAGAACCCCTTCACgggctggcactggctgggcaCCGCCTTTGTCTTCGTGGGCACCCTGATGTACACggagctgtggcacagcctggggccCCTCCTGGCGCGCCACCGCCGCGGCAGGCCCAAGGAGCAGTGA
- the SLC35B4 gene encoding nucleotide sugar transporter SLC35B4 isoform X5: protein MHPAVAVGLVFGGCCSNVVFLELLARQFPGCGNIVTFSQFLFIALEGFIFEANFGRKRPAIPIRNYFIMVAMFFTVSVVNNYALNLNIAMPLHMIFRSGSLIASMALGIIILKKRYSVSKYSSIALVSLGIFTCTFMSAKQVVSLHLFTPLFAGNKSHFFGLRGNRKKLLFLASCGRQEQASDSSSNQEDGPQAFLWWLLGIAALTFALLMSARMGIFQETLYKKFGKHSKEALFYNHALPLPGFLLLAPNIYQHAVLFSQSELFQVPVIGLTLPIMWFYLLMNVITHETAATGHLNPSEKENLLPHYQEKRTSSCLTQPWKRHQDSEEEAGTAQTESCV from the exons ATGCACCCGGCCGTGGCGGTGGGGCTGGTGTTCGGCGGCTGCTGCAGCAACGTGgtgttcctggagctgctggccag gcagttCCCAGGATGTGGGAACATCGTGACCTTCTCCCAGTTCCTGTTCATTGCCCTGGAAGGTTTCATCTTCGAGGCCAACTTCGGCAGGAAGCGCCCGGCCATCCCCATCAG GAACTATTTCATCATGGTGGCCATGTTCTTCACCGTCAGCGTGGTCAATAACTACGCCCTGAACCTGAACATCGCCATGCCGCTGCACATGATCTTCCGCTCG ggttCTCTCATAGCGAGCATGGCTCTAGGGATCATCATCCTGAAGAAAAG GTACAGCGTGTCCAAGTACAGCTCCAtagccctggtgtccctgggcatCTTCACCTGCACCTTCATGTCTGCAAAGCAGGTG GTGTCTCTTCACCTGTTCACGCCGCTTTTTGCTGGgaataaatctcatttttttggCCTCCGAGGTAACAGaaagaagctgcttttccttgccTCAtgtggcaggcaggagcag GCATCTGACTCCAGCTCAAACCAAGAGGATGGACCCCAGGCTTTCCTCTGGTGGTTGCTGG GCATTGCTGCCCTCACCTTTGCCCTGCTGATGTCTGCCAGGATGGGGATTTTCCAGGAGACACTCTACAAGAAATTTGGGAAGCACTCCAAGGAAGCCCTGTTCTACAAC CACGCGTTGCCGCTGCCTGgattcctgctcctggctcccaACATTTACCAGCACGCCGTGCTCTTCAGCCAGTCTg agctgttccaggTGCCGGTGATCGGCCTGACCCTGCCCATCATGTGGTTCTACCTCCTGATGAACGTCATCACCCA tgagacagcagccacaggacacctgaatccttcagagaaagagaatttattgccccattatcaggagaaacgaacttcttcctgcctcactcagccctgGAAACGccatcaggattcagaggaagaagctggcactgcccagacagaatcctgtgtgtga
- the SLC35B4 gene encoding nucleotide sugar transporter SLC35B4 isoform X4, giving the protein MHPAVAVGLVFGGCCSNVVFLELLARQFPGCGNIVTFSQFLFIALEGFIFEANFGRKRPAIPIRNYFIMVAMFFTVSVVNNYALNLNIAMPLHMIFRSGSLIASMALGIIILKKRYSVSKYSSIALVSLGIFTCTFMSAKQVVSLHLFTPLFAGNKSHFFGLRGNRKKLLFLASCGRQEQASDSSSNQEDGPQAFLWWLLGIAALTFALLMSARMGIFQETLYKKFGKHSKEALFYNHALPLPGFLLLAPNIYQHAVLFSQSELFQVPVIGLTLPIMWFYLLMNVITQACSETAATGHLNPSEKENLLPHYQEKRTSSCLTQPWKRHQDSEEEAGTAQTESCV; this is encoded by the exons ATGCACCCGGCCGTGGCGGTGGGGCTGGTGTTCGGCGGCTGCTGCAGCAACGTGgtgttcctggagctgctggccag gcagttCCCAGGATGTGGGAACATCGTGACCTTCTCCCAGTTCCTGTTCATTGCCCTGGAAGGTTTCATCTTCGAGGCCAACTTCGGCAGGAAGCGCCCGGCCATCCCCATCAG GAACTATTTCATCATGGTGGCCATGTTCTTCACCGTCAGCGTGGTCAATAACTACGCCCTGAACCTGAACATCGCCATGCCGCTGCACATGATCTTCCGCTCG ggttCTCTCATAGCGAGCATGGCTCTAGGGATCATCATCCTGAAGAAAAG GTACAGCGTGTCCAAGTACAGCTCCAtagccctggtgtccctgggcatCTTCACCTGCACCTTCATGTCTGCAAAGCAGGTG GTGTCTCTTCACCTGTTCACGCCGCTTTTTGCTGGgaataaatctcatttttttggCCTCCGAGGTAACAGaaagaagctgcttttccttgccTCAtgtggcaggcaggagcag GCATCTGACTCCAGCTCAAACCAAGAGGATGGACCCCAGGCTTTCCTCTGGTGGTTGCTGG GCATTGCTGCCCTCACCTTTGCCCTGCTGATGTCTGCCAGGATGGGGATTTTCCAGGAGACACTCTACAAGAAATTTGGGAAGCACTCCAAGGAAGCCCTGTTCTACAAC CACGCGTTGCCGCTGCCTGgattcctgctcctggctcccaACATTTACCAGCACGCCGTGCTCTTCAGCCAGTCTg agctgttccaggTGCCGGTGATCGGCCTGACCCTGCCCATCATGTGGTTCTACCTCCTGATGAACGTCATCACCCA ggCTTGCAgtgagacagcagccacaggacacctgaatccttcagagaaagagaatttattgccccattatcaggagaaacgaacttcttcctgcctcactcagccctgGAAACGccatcaggattcagaggaagaagctggcactgcccagacagaatcctgtgtgtga
- the SLC35B4 gene encoding nucleotide sugar transporter SLC35B4 isoform X3, producing the protein MDHSAGMNVGLGRQFPGCGNIVTFSQFLFIALEGFIFEANFGRKRPAIPIRNYFIMVAMFFTVSVVNNYALNLNIAMPLHMIFRSGSLIASMALGIIILKKRYSVSKYSSIALVSLGIFTCTFMSAKQVVSLHLFTPLFAGNKSHFFGLRGNRKKLLFLASCGRQEQASDSSSNQEDGPQAFLWWLLGIAALTFALLMSARMGIFQETLYKKFGKHSKEALFYNHALPLPGFLLLAPNIYQHAVLFSQSELFQVPVIGLTLPIMWFYLLMNVITQYVCIRGVFILTTECTSLTVTLVVTLRKFVSLIFSILYFQNPFTGWHWLGTAFVFVGTLMYTELWHSLGPLLARHRRGRPKEQ; encoded by the exons ATGGATCATTCTGCTGGGATGAATGTGGGACTTGGCAG gcagttCCCAGGATGTGGGAACATCGTGACCTTCTCCCAGTTCCTGTTCATTGCCCTGGAAGGTTTCATCTTCGAGGCCAACTTCGGCAGGAAGCGCCCGGCCATCCCCATCAG GAACTATTTCATCATGGTGGCCATGTTCTTCACCGTCAGCGTGGTCAATAACTACGCCCTGAACCTGAACATCGCCATGCCGCTGCACATGATCTTCCGCTCG ggttCTCTCATAGCGAGCATGGCTCTAGGGATCATCATCCTGAAGAAAAG GTACAGCGTGTCCAAGTACAGCTCCAtagccctggtgtccctgggcatCTTCACCTGCACCTTCATGTCTGCAAAGCAGGTG GTGTCTCTTCACCTGTTCACGCCGCTTTTTGCTGGgaataaatctcatttttttggCCTCCGAGGTAACAGaaagaagctgcttttccttgccTCAtgtggcaggcaggagcag GCATCTGACTCCAGCTCAAACCAAGAGGATGGACCCCAGGCTTTCCTCTGGTGGTTGCTGG GCATTGCTGCCCTCACCTTTGCCCTGCTGATGTCTGCCAGGATGGGGATTTTCCAGGAGACACTCTACAAGAAATTTGGGAAGCACTCCAAGGAAGCCCTGTTCTACAAC CACGCGTTGCCGCTGCCTGgattcctgctcctggctcccaACATTTACCAGCACGCCGTGCTCTTCAGCCAGTCTg agctgttccaggTGCCGGTGATCGGCCTGACCCTGCCCATCATGTGGTTCTACCTCCTGATGAACGTCATCACCCA GTACGTCTGCATCCGCGGCGTCTTCATCCTGACCACGGAGTGCACGTCGCTGACGGTCACCCTGGTGGTGACGCTGCGCAAGTTCGTCAGCCTCATCTTCTCCATCCTCTACTTCCAGAACCCCTTCACgggctggcactggctgggcaCCGCCTTTGTCTTCGTGGGCACCCTGATGTACACggagctgtggcacagcctggggccCCTCCTGGCGCGCCACCGCCGCGGCAGGCCCAAGGAGCAGTGA
- the SLC35B4 gene encoding nucleotide sugar transporter SLC35B4 isoform X2: MLEGTPCSCLHKLRQFPGCGNIVTFSQFLFIALEGFIFEANFGRKRPAIPIRNYFIMVAMFFTVSVVNNYALNLNIAMPLHMIFRSGSLIASMALGIIILKKRYSVSKYSSIALVSLGIFTCTFMSAKQVVSLHLFTPLFAGNKSHFFGLRGNRKKLLFLASCGRQEQASDSSSNQEDGPQAFLWWLLGIAALTFALLMSARMGIFQETLYKKFGKHSKEALFYNHALPLPGFLLLAPNIYQHAVLFSQSELFQVPVIGLTLPIMWFYLLMNVITQYVCIRGVFILTTECTSLTVTLVVTLRKFVSLIFSILYFQNPFTGWHWLGTAFVFVGTLMYTELWHSLGPLLARHRRGRPKEQ; this comes from the exons ATGTTGGAGGGAACACCCTGCAGCTGTTTGCACAAGCTCAG gcagttCCCAGGATGTGGGAACATCGTGACCTTCTCCCAGTTCCTGTTCATTGCCCTGGAAGGTTTCATCTTCGAGGCCAACTTCGGCAGGAAGCGCCCGGCCATCCCCATCAG GAACTATTTCATCATGGTGGCCATGTTCTTCACCGTCAGCGTGGTCAATAACTACGCCCTGAACCTGAACATCGCCATGCCGCTGCACATGATCTTCCGCTCG ggttCTCTCATAGCGAGCATGGCTCTAGGGATCATCATCCTGAAGAAAAG GTACAGCGTGTCCAAGTACAGCTCCAtagccctggtgtccctgggcatCTTCACCTGCACCTTCATGTCTGCAAAGCAGGTG GTGTCTCTTCACCTGTTCACGCCGCTTTTTGCTGGgaataaatctcatttttttggCCTCCGAGGTAACAGaaagaagctgcttttccttgccTCAtgtggcaggcaggagcag GCATCTGACTCCAGCTCAAACCAAGAGGATGGACCCCAGGCTTTCCTCTGGTGGTTGCTGG GCATTGCTGCCCTCACCTTTGCCCTGCTGATGTCTGCCAGGATGGGGATTTTCCAGGAGACACTCTACAAGAAATTTGGGAAGCACTCCAAGGAAGCCCTGTTCTACAAC CACGCGTTGCCGCTGCCTGgattcctgctcctggctcccaACATTTACCAGCACGCCGTGCTCTTCAGCCAGTCTg agctgttccaggTGCCGGTGATCGGCCTGACCCTGCCCATCATGTGGTTCTACCTCCTGATGAACGTCATCACCCA GTACGTCTGCATCCGCGGCGTCTTCATCCTGACCACGGAGTGCACGTCGCTGACGGTCACCCTGGTGGTGACGCTGCGCAAGTTCGTCAGCCTCATCTTCTCCATCCTCTACTTCCAGAACCCCTTCACgggctggcactggctgggcaCCGCCTTTGTCTTCGTGGGCACCCTGATGTACACggagctgtggcacagcctggggccCCTCCTGGCGCGCCACCGCCGCGGCAGGCCCAAGGAGCAGTGA